One genomic window of Elaeis guineensis isolate ETL-2024a chromosome 2, EG11, whole genome shotgun sequence includes the following:
- the LOC105043816 gene encoding potassium channel KAT3 isoform X1, translated as MPLSCVKSYLQRFCHDGFPMENGVYSFSSDLLPSLGATINQSMKLRKYTVSPYNPHYRVWEIFLILLVVYSAWICPFEFAFLRYLPGTLFLVDNIVNIFFAIDIVLTFFVAFLERKTYLLVDDHKRIALRSYTSFTQSELHRYLSTWFIFDVCSTVPFQPISLLFNKHGSGLAFKLLNMLRLWRLRRVSSLFARLEKDIRFNYFWIRCTKLVSVTLFAVHCAGCFNYMIADRYPDPKRTWIGAEMPDFREESLWIRYVTAMYWSITTLTTTGYGDLHAENTREMLFDIFYMLFNLGLTAYLIGNMTNLVVHWTSRTRNFRDTIQAASEFAARNQLPKHIEEQMLSHICLRFKTEGLKQQETLDSLPKAIRSSIAHYLFFPIVQKVYLFHGVSFDFISQLVTEMQAEYFPPKEDVILQNEASSDLYILVSGAVDMRSYMDGTEQVHGRATAGEIFGEIGVLCHRPQPFTFQTTELSQILRLNKAAFMNIIQEKKEDGTIIMNNLSQKLRLHKSLYTGVQHGDPGLALNEWQDSGPVRGNEHPSTRYQDDYQGSKLPMLELMDTGSILCKAAENNDLGTIHELLRLGANPNSTDANGRTALHAAVQKGHCEIIKILLEQGAVMDNPDAGRWTPKTLGEKHGEKGTMEPLSSNEKSRTRLENDHEIEFVEMRASTNENNTSYPETRGWSPCFQHSQVADMMTICWEKSGNCLVDKNTMKATNKRITIYMHSQNTKTATEQVGKLINLPGSMEELLRIGGEKFVGYHPTKVVNHENAEIDDISTVRDGDHLFLLEI; from the exons ATGCCCCTCTCTTGTGTAAAGTCCTACTTACAGCGCTTCTGTCATGATGGATTCCCAATGGAAAATGGTGTCTACAGCTTCTCCAGTGATCTGTTGCCATCTCTTGGAGCGACAATAAACCAGTCTATGAAGCTGAGGAAATATACCGTTTCTCCTTATAATCCTCATTACAG AGTCTGGGAAATATTCCTGATTCTCCTGGTTGTCTACTCGGCCTGGATCTGCCCGTTTGAATTTGCATTTCTGAGATACTTGCCAGGCACACTCTTTCTTGTGGACAACATAGTAAACATTTTTTTTGCAATTGATATTGTCCTCACCTTCTTTGTTGCTTTCCTTGAACGCAAAACTTATCTTCTGGTTGATGATCACAAGAGAATTGCACTCAG AAGCTACACAAGCTTCACACAATCTGAACTCCACAGGTATCTATCAACATGGTTCATCTTTGATGTATGCTCAACAGTTCCATTTCAACCAATCAGCCTCCTCTTTAATAAACATGGCAGTGGCCTTGCTTTTAAGCTACTCAATATGCTCCGACTCTGGCGCCTTCGTCGGGTCAGTTCACTGTTTGCAAG ACTTGAGAAGGACATCCGGTTCAACTACTTCTGGATACGGTGCACAAAGCTTGTCTCT GTCACACTTTTTGCAGTTCACTGTGCTGGATGCTTTAACTACATGATTGCTGATAGATACCCTGATCCAAAGAGAACCTGGATAGGTGCAGAGATGCCAGACTTCAGGGAAGAAAGCCTGTGGATTAGATACGTAACAGCAATGTACTGGTCTATTACAACATTAACAACAACTGGTTATGGTGACTTACATGCTGAGAACACGAGAGAaatgttatttgatattttctacATGCTGTTCAATTTGGGACTGACAGCTTACCTCATTGGAAACATGACGAACCTTGTTGTTCACTGGACCAGCCGCACCAGAAACTTT AGGGATACAATCCAGGCTGCTTCTGAATTTGCAGCAAGAAATCAGTTGCCCAAGCATATAGAGGAACAAATGTTATCTCACATATGCCTAAGGTTCAAGACAGAGGGGTTGAAACAACAGGAAACCCTGGATAGTCTCCCAAAAGCTATTCGTTCAAGCATAGCCCACTACCTGTTCTTTCCCATTGTTCAAAAGGTCTACCTTTTCCATGGAGTTTCCTTCGATTTCATATCTCAACTG GTTACAGAAATGCAAGCTGAGTATTTTCCACCCAAGGAAGATGTAATACTGCAGAATGAAGCTTCATCAGATCTCTATATACTGGTATCAGGAGCAGTG GATATGAGATCATATATGGATGGAACTGAACAA GTTCATGGAAGGGCAACTGCAGGAGAAATATTTGGAGAGATAGGAGTTCTATGTCACAGGCCACAACCATTCACCTTTCAAACCACTGAACTCTCACAAATTCTGAGGCTCAACAAGGCTGCATTTATGAATATTAttcaagaaaaaaaggaagatggAACTATTATCATGAATAATCTTTCCCAG AAGCTAAGACTACACAAAAGCTTATACACTGGAGTGCAGCACGGGGATCCAGGATTGGCCCTCAACGAGTGGCAGGACAGTGGGCCTGTGAGAGGAAATGAGCATCCCTCTACACGGTACCAAGATGATTATCAAGGTAGCAAACTACCAATGCTTGAACTGATGGACACAGGATCTATACTGTGCAAGGCAGCAGAAAACAATGATCTGGGCACAATTCATGAACTTCTAAGGCTTGGGGCTAATCCAAATTCAACAGATGCAAATGGACGAACAGCCCTCCATGCAGCTGTTCAGAAGGGCCATTGTGAAATTATTAAAATCTTGCTTGAACAAGGAGCTGTTATGGATAATCCTGATGCCGGTAGGTGGACACCAAAGACTCTGGGTGAGAAACATGGAGAGAAAGGTACCATGGAACCATTATCAAGTAATGAAAAAAGCAGAACAAGACTTGAAAATGACCATGAGATAGAATTTGTTGAAATGAGAGCATCTACAAATGAAAATAACACTAGCTACCCTGAAACTAGGGGATGGAGTCCCTGCTTTCAACACTCGCAGGTTGCTGACATGATGACAATTTGTTGGGAAAAGAGTGGCAACTGTTTAGTTGACAAAAATACCATGAAAGCAACCAACAAAAGAATCACTATTTACATGCATTCTCAAAACACAAAAACAGCAACAGAACAAGTTGGAAAGCTCATAAATTTACCTGGCTCTATGGAGGAGCTCCTCAGAATTGGTG GTGAGAAGTTTGTGGGCTACCATCCTACAAAAGTAGTCAACCATGAGAATGCAGAAATAGATGACATTAGCACAGTTCGGGATGGGGACCATTTATTTCTTCTTGAGATCTGA
- the LOC105043816 gene encoding potassium channel KAT3 isoform X2, translating into MPLSCVKSYLQRFCHDGFPMENGVYSFSSDLLPSLGATINQSMKLRKYTVSPYNPHYRVWEIFLILLVVYSAWICPFEFAFLRYLPGTLFLVDNIVNIFFAIDIVLTFFVAFLERKTYLLVDDHKRIALRYLSTWFIFDVCSTVPFQPISLLFNKHGSGLAFKLLNMLRLWRLRRVSSLFARLEKDIRFNYFWIRCTKLVSVTLFAVHCAGCFNYMIADRYPDPKRTWIGAEMPDFREESLWIRYVTAMYWSITTLTTTGYGDLHAENTREMLFDIFYMLFNLGLTAYLIGNMTNLVVHWTSRTRNFRDTIQAASEFAARNQLPKHIEEQMLSHICLRFKTEGLKQQETLDSLPKAIRSSIAHYLFFPIVQKVYLFHGVSFDFISQLVTEMQAEYFPPKEDVILQNEASSDLYILVSGAVDMRSYMDGTEQVHGRATAGEIFGEIGVLCHRPQPFTFQTTELSQILRLNKAAFMNIIQEKKEDGTIIMNNLSQKLRLHKSLYTGVQHGDPGLALNEWQDSGPVRGNEHPSTRYQDDYQGSKLPMLELMDTGSILCKAAENNDLGTIHELLRLGANPNSTDANGRTALHAAVQKGHCEIIKILLEQGAVMDNPDAGRWTPKTLGEKHGEKGTMEPLSSNEKSRTRLENDHEIEFVEMRASTNENNTSYPETRGWSPCFQHSQVADMMTICWEKSGNCLVDKNTMKATNKRITIYMHSQNTKTATEQVGKLINLPGSMEELLRIGGEKFVGYHPTKVVNHENAEIDDISTVRDGDHLFLLEI; encoded by the exons ATGCCCCTCTCTTGTGTAAAGTCCTACTTACAGCGCTTCTGTCATGATGGATTCCCAATGGAAAATGGTGTCTACAGCTTCTCCAGTGATCTGTTGCCATCTCTTGGAGCGACAATAAACCAGTCTATGAAGCTGAGGAAATATACCGTTTCTCCTTATAATCCTCATTACAG AGTCTGGGAAATATTCCTGATTCTCCTGGTTGTCTACTCGGCCTGGATCTGCCCGTTTGAATTTGCATTTCTGAGATACTTGCCAGGCACACTCTTTCTTGTGGACAACATAGTAAACATTTTTTTTGCAATTGATATTGTCCTCACCTTCTTTGTTGCTTTCCTTGAACGCAAAACTTATCTTCTGGTTGATGATCACAAGAGAATTGCACTCAG GTATCTATCAACATGGTTCATCTTTGATGTATGCTCAACAGTTCCATTTCAACCAATCAGCCTCCTCTTTAATAAACATGGCAGTGGCCTTGCTTTTAAGCTACTCAATATGCTCCGACTCTGGCGCCTTCGTCGGGTCAGTTCACTGTTTGCAAG ACTTGAGAAGGACATCCGGTTCAACTACTTCTGGATACGGTGCACAAAGCTTGTCTCT GTCACACTTTTTGCAGTTCACTGTGCTGGATGCTTTAACTACATGATTGCTGATAGATACCCTGATCCAAAGAGAACCTGGATAGGTGCAGAGATGCCAGACTTCAGGGAAGAAAGCCTGTGGATTAGATACGTAACAGCAATGTACTGGTCTATTACAACATTAACAACAACTGGTTATGGTGACTTACATGCTGAGAACACGAGAGAaatgttatttgatattttctacATGCTGTTCAATTTGGGACTGACAGCTTACCTCATTGGAAACATGACGAACCTTGTTGTTCACTGGACCAGCCGCACCAGAAACTTT AGGGATACAATCCAGGCTGCTTCTGAATTTGCAGCAAGAAATCAGTTGCCCAAGCATATAGAGGAACAAATGTTATCTCACATATGCCTAAGGTTCAAGACAGAGGGGTTGAAACAACAGGAAACCCTGGATAGTCTCCCAAAAGCTATTCGTTCAAGCATAGCCCACTACCTGTTCTTTCCCATTGTTCAAAAGGTCTACCTTTTCCATGGAGTTTCCTTCGATTTCATATCTCAACTG GTTACAGAAATGCAAGCTGAGTATTTTCCACCCAAGGAAGATGTAATACTGCAGAATGAAGCTTCATCAGATCTCTATATACTGGTATCAGGAGCAGTG GATATGAGATCATATATGGATGGAACTGAACAA GTTCATGGAAGGGCAACTGCAGGAGAAATATTTGGAGAGATAGGAGTTCTATGTCACAGGCCACAACCATTCACCTTTCAAACCACTGAACTCTCACAAATTCTGAGGCTCAACAAGGCTGCATTTATGAATATTAttcaagaaaaaaaggaagatggAACTATTATCATGAATAATCTTTCCCAG AAGCTAAGACTACACAAAAGCTTATACACTGGAGTGCAGCACGGGGATCCAGGATTGGCCCTCAACGAGTGGCAGGACAGTGGGCCTGTGAGAGGAAATGAGCATCCCTCTACACGGTACCAAGATGATTATCAAGGTAGCAAACTACCAATGCTTGAACTGATGGACACAGGATCTATACTGTGCAAGGCAGCAGAAAACAATGATCTGGGCACAATTCATGAACTTCTAAGGCTTGGGGCTAATCCAAATTCAACAGATGCAAATGGACGAACAGCCCTCCATGCAGCTGTTCAGAAGGGCCATTGTGAAATTATTAAAATCTTGCTTGAACAAGGAGCTGTTATGGATAATCCTGATGCCGGTAGGTGGACACCAAAGACTCTGGGTGAGAAACATGGAGAGAAAGGTACCATGGAACCATTATCAAGTAATGAAAAAAGCAGAACAAGACTTGAAAATGACCATGAGATAGAATTTGTTGAAATGAGAGCATCTACAAATGAAAATAACACTAGCTACCCTGAAACTAGGGGATGGAGTCCCTGCTTTCAACACTCGCAGGTTGCTGACATGATGACAATTTGTTGGGAAAAGAGTGGCAACTGTTTAGTTGACAAAAATACCATGAAAGCAACCAACAAAAGAATCACTATTTACATGCATTCTCAAAACACAAAAACAGCAACAGAACAAGTTGGAAAGCTCATAAATTTACCTGGCTCTATGGAGGAGCTCCTCAGAATTGGTG GTGAGAAGTTTGTGGGCTACCATCCTACAAAAGTAGTCAACCATGAGAATGCAGAAATAGATGACATTAGCACAGTTCGGGATGGGGACCATTTATTTCTTCTTGAGATCTGA